The following proteins are co-located in the Chloroflexota bacterium genome:
- a CDS encoding c-type cytochrome: MHRNKSHTHYFRITGVLLVVLMLLLIAAATVSAQEGDITRGSQIFDADCAVCHGPDGQGRAGSDLSDPFPALFPEAFVHEVVANGVTGTTMPAWSQEKGGPLTDGEIDDVAAFVNSLSGGRSELAPTATPFPVTPVPTVPGASGDSGHGQALFMQNCTMCHGEQGQGRVGSSLSKTFSSINPQQFLRATVATGILGTAMPGWSQEKGGPLTDQDIDDISAYIVAISQSSVPTESAPQQGDTTSGLLVILGLILIGVLLVLLLRFASNRNSTES; this comes from the coding sequence ATGCATCGCAACAAGTCGCACACCCACTATTTCCGCATAACAGGTGTTCTGCTGGTGGTGCTGATGCTTCTCCTGATCGCTGCGGCCACCGTTAGTGCCCAGGAAGGCGACATCACCAGGGGTTCGCAAATATTCGATGCCGACTGCGCTGTCTGCCATGGCCCGGATGGCCAGGGCCGCGCAGGCTCCGATCTCTCCGATCCTTTCCCTGCTCTGTTTCCCGAAGCATTTGTTCACGAGGTTGTCGCCAATGGCGTAACGGGCACCACAATGCCCGCCTGGAGCCAGGAAAAGGGAGGTCCCCTCACCGACGGGGAAATCGACGATGTAGCGGCATTTGTGAACAGCCTCAGTGGTGGGCGAAGCGAACTCGCCCCTACTGCAACCCCCTTTCCTGTGACCCCAGTGCCTACCGTGCCCGGCGCGAGCGGAGATTCCGGGCACGGGCAGGCTCTATTCATGCAGAACTGCACCATGTGTCACGGTGAACAGGGACAGGGCCGGGTTGGATCCAGTTTGTCCAAGACCTTCTCCAGCATCAACCCCCAGCAGTTCCTACGCGCCACAGTGGCGACCGGGATACTTGGAACCGCCATGCCAGGCTGGAGCCAGGAAAAGGGTGGTCCCCTTACTGACCAGGATATCGATGACATCTCAGCCTATATCGTCGCCATCAGCCAGTCGTCGGTGCCAACGGAAAGCGCGCCCCAACAGGGCGACACCACCTCGGGGTTGTTAGTCATACTTGGATTGATTCTGATTGGCGTGCTGCTCGTCCTTCTGCTTCGTTTCGCCAGCAATCGCAACTCGACCGAGTCGTGA